A window of Gossypium hirsutum isolate 1008001.06 chromosome D13, Gossypium_hirsutum_v2.1, whole genome shotgun sequence genomic DNA:
tcgtaatgcctcgtaaccctgattcggcgacggagacgggttaggggtgttacaggaattgAAATGTAGCTCAATATATAACCTATAGTTCTCTCTTTCTTTTAGAGATTATTTTGTTGATTCCAAGGATTCTTCTTGTTGAGTAATTTTCCATTGTGTCTCACTGAAGGGGACAATTGAATATAGATATACATGGTTATTGTTCATGGAATTGACATTCTTAGTAGGCTCTATGCATGTTGGACACGTGTATTATTCTGGTCTACCTGTTGGACCTTGTGGCCCTCACATACGAACTCCTTGGGTATGTACGAACTAGGACCGCGAACTCCCCTTGCTGAGCCCCTTGTGAGCCCTTCTTGGCATGTGCAAACTAGGACCGCAAACTCCCTTGCCGACCTCCCACTATAAGGTTGCACGCATTCATCTGGTAGGGCCTAACCAGGTGCGGGTAGGTGACCTGGACCTTATCTGATTTTCTGGTTGATAATCATAAATACATAACACCCCGAAAAACAACATTATTGAttgttaaaatttcattttgaagATACATTGCTTCTATGTTCATGCAATATTTTCACTTGTAAACTATGATTTTTCATAATCTTGAATTAGATGAAATGATTTTTATCGGAGTTCAATAAAAATGGCAAGAACAAAAGTCCATGATTGTTGATTAGTGGAAGAAGTAGGATTCGCGAGGAATCAAATTTAAGAATAATTCCAACTAAAAATTTGAACACAATTTTTTTGTCACTCTGCTGATTGTTATATCTCTCCTACGAATAGGGACATGTGACAAGTCAAAAAGCCATTTAAGAGACAAACTCCTCCACCTACTAATAAAAGGTCACCAAAAGCTTCACCTCCTGTCCTAATCACTGGGCAAACAGGAGGTAGTCATTCAGGGAGGTTAACCACCCATTCCTCTAAGCTCCTAGTCTCCTGTTAAGaacatgattttttttgtcaCCAAACCACACATGGGTACAACTGCTCCGTACCACCGAATTAGAATGGATGACAAGATTTATCCTATCACAAGCATCCTAGTCCCATCGAAGATGTCCAGCTCACGCATTCAGCAATGATGACTCAATGGCAGGTCTAACACATTAACACTATCCTACATGGGACCCAACTTATAAAAACCCCTAAAGGCAATGAAGAAAAGAGCAGCTCCTAAGCATACAAAACCTACAGTCTGCCAATTTGCTCCCAGCACTTAGCCTTTAGACTCTCTCCATTTTCACTCTTTGTAATCTTCAACTCTTCATCCCGATTGGGTTAATCAGCCTTCATAGTCACCACCACATCCTCCTCTTTACTACTTCCTTATTGTATCACCGTATCAACACTAGTGGCTCAACccatcaaaaattttatttactaAGATCcctaagaaaaactaaaaatactTAAAGCTCAAACCCAAATGACTTCAACTCAAAATAACCTTAAACTAAAATTACCTTAaacctaaaatttaatattaGCTTGAACTTTGAGATAAAATCAATATGGAACCGATATATACTACATTTTTTTCCTCACAAACTCTGAAATTATGGTTCAATATTGTTTTTAAAGTTGTTTGATAAGATGCTAGAATTGTACCATCTTTCCggaaattaaacatgtattttaaaTGAAACATCGTTTTAGCCTAACGTGCTTATTTTATTTCTACACGACAAATTTGCaccaaaaaaagagagaaaagaatagGATTAATACTGGGTAATCGATGAAAACCGAAAAGAGGCTGATAAAAAACTGCAATGAATGCAAGAAGGTAATTGCAAGCTCGTAGTGATGTACCCAAGTCGTTGATTTGATGCATAATTTAGTAGTGGCGAACCAAAGAATTGAGGCGAGTATATGATTATGCATTACACGTATGCTCCATCATGGAGGTGTGGGTGCAAGTAAAGAGATCAAatatatgattatgaaattataaaatcgCTGAAGAGtttagaaataaattataaattttaaaagaccaaagtgaaattttatcattaaattaatatataatttcacaaaaattgaaaggattaaatggAGATTTACCATTTCGAGGTGCTAAGGCCTCTGCTTGCCTTCATTGTTTACGCCTTTGTCAATGTCTCTTTTATAAAGTCTCGAATTTAAGTTTTGTGAATAAAAGACAGTAAAAATTTTATTGtacgtttaaaaatttaattgatttgatttcgAATTTAATTAGGGTTTAATGTAATTATCAAAGtagagttttatatatatatatatggagtaTGGAGAATGGAGAAGGGATTATTAAAACTGTGCTTCCACGTCATCCTTATCCCTTTCCAATAGaagaatgacaaatcagatttttcctcctaatttttaacctttttctcctgaaaaaattcaaattcaactaaaaatgctaaaaatcatgagtaaaaatctgatttgtcattctcctattagaaataaataaagatgacGTTTTATACCATCTATATATAGAGTTATAATTATGCatgtattgaatggttaatgTCTTCTCTTATTCAGTCATCAACGGTGGCTGTGCTTGTTGCTTTCAAAAGGGTTAGGGCTAAGGAAAAAATATGGAGAAATCAAAAATGGATTTATATCATAGtgtcaaaatacaaatttaaaaattacgattatttgaattaaattaaatttttttatttgaaataaaaaaatttatatttaaaatagtgaaaaataatttaaagtttttaaaaaaataatattaattattatagtAGGAATAAATTCACACCACACGCATAAAAATTAATATCCGAAGGAGAACGTTCAAATAAAGACTTATCACTAACTTTTTTTAAAGCCTCAAGCTCGAACAGGTTCTATGGGTGACTAGTCCAAACACCATAGTTGTCCATTTTCATTGTTGATTATCTTAATTCATTGTATTCCAAATTTCACTTTCATCAATTTAGTCTAATGTTTCACACGAGGATtgaaattatgtatttaaatatgaatatacgttgattatagaaaaattaaaaataaaataaaattttaaataacattGAACAActtacaatttaaattttcaaaatacttgATGCTTCTCATTTTCATcaatatggaaaaagaaaaattgcaaaataaatattgaaaaaaaagtaaagtatTGCAACAAGAGAACTTTGATCAAAGGCAAGGAATAAATTCACATTCCCTTATGGTTTCCCTTTAAATGgtcagaataaaaaaaatatggggTCCCTATATGTCAAAAaagaaagtgtttttttttttctcataacAATGAAATTGTTTTTTCTGCCATTTAGTGGGGATCCCActtgtaacttttttttaataaattaacaatGATGATAGTGggaattttgaaaaagtttataTTCCCTTTTGATattgatttatataaataaaagattaaattatgttattcaGTTTTCGatattatcatatatgtaatATGGCGtcagtttattatttttatatattatttataacaaatttacattttaaaattcaaaaatataaagactaaaattgaTCGATTCGAAAAATAcgtggattaaattaaataaattaaagcaGAGAGGCTGAATTAATAACTTATGCAAAGTATAAGACTAATAGTGTGAATATGTTGAGTGTAATTTcttttcattaaaaatagtaggctaggagaaaaaaaaaaaacaccctcTCAATAAAGTAGCTCATGGACTGCATGTGAGTTAATTTATGGAATATCTCAAAATAAGGTTATTAATTATATGGCCAAAATAACTGTATTAATAGTAATTTAAGCAGTTCttttttaccaaaagaaaatcaatttcgttactcaattatctttttctacttaattaatcatgtttaAATTAAGAGATTAATGtcaacttatttattttttattagatttagAAAAAGTGGAAAAAGTTGCATcaaatgaaaagaagaagaaaatataaaACGCGAAAAAAGAGAAAACTACAATGTATGTTTTCTTTTTAGGCAATTAACGTTATAATTTTAATAGTGAGGTCAaacactttaatttaaaattctcAATTAGGTTTCATaatttgtgtgtgtatatatttatgttatatttcaattttttaatcatACAATATAAATGATTCAATCTATAAAAGAAAGTCAAAGATGATACTGTATTAAATGTGTTGAGCTTTAATCCGCGCTAGACGATATCAAACCTTTCCTccaatttacatattttgttaatttgattcttttttttttaaagttaaattcgaCCATTAATCTTTGAAAGAGTCAAATCATTCTTTTAACGGAAATGTtgagtaaaatattaattttcttaaacGATATTGGCATGACAATCCACGTGACCGTCTACGCATACTCCATGCTACCTTGATATGTTGgttttctatgtatttttaaaattattttagcaAGAAATgttatcataatttttaaatgtataaatctTCTATTTAGGGTTGAGCAAAAAATAGTTCAAATTGAAAATCGATACAAATCAAGatatttgaacaatttatggaATGTAACTTTAGGGATCGCAATTACTCAAAAATTGAATCCAATTAggctttttatttaatatataattaattttaaaatttcaagatataaaaataaatacctttaaaatagtgaaaataatttaaaattttttaaaaaatcattattttttagaaatatttatgaaaaagaccTTGAAAATTTGTCAAACAATATTCAAAATCCATAAAACAAAGCTCGTTTTatcaaaataagtctaaaaaatcaaaacaaaaagttAATGTGAAAAAACTGAAAACCAAACCGAATAATGATGGACGGTTCGAAAAATCTAAACAAATGCATCAAATTCTAGAAGATAAGAACAATATTTAATTTATAGAATATAAAATGATTAGGAAAGGTGAAAGCTTCAACAccctaattaaaagaaaaatttgtaAATGAGTTTtggaataaatataaaatgatgagatgaataaaagaatatttgtaatgaaaataaaattaatatatccatgcatgcaaaattatAGGGATCACaaaatcaattaaacaattttcaacgttttatatatatacatatatgtttgaAGGTCAATGAAGCTTGTGGGGGCATTCACAGCCAATCAGGAGCCAAATCTATTACACATTGCTATAGGGACAAAatggaattttaatatttaataaaataaatttaacatatttagcatTTTACTGATAATTTTATTAGTGACgaatataaataaaagaacacGGTCATGTGCACCTCACGTGGATAACAAGCATCTAAAGCTTACATTTTGATTCACTTTCACTtgtttcctcttcttcttcctcttgcaGCTACAAACGACAGCAAactctcacttttttttttaattctcgctttatttattgttataaaaGTTTTTCCTCTGATTCTTACAGTTAGCTGAAACCCCAAAAGAATGTCTCTCAAATGCAAAGCTTGTTGTTGATTTcttgatcttcttcttcttccttttttttttttattcacaaTGGGAGCCTGCACTTCAAAGCCTTCAAAGCCAAACTCATATGCCACAAGAGAGAATCTCCAGAATGACTATCCTGCCACTTCCCAATTACCCAAAtcccctcctcctcctcctcttctccCTCCGACCACACCTTTCCTCCCTTTGTACACCCCAAGCCCTGCCCACCACCACCAAAAACCCAAGACTCCTTCCACTCCTCTCAGGTTTTTACGCCGtccttttcctcctccttctcCCGCCAAGCACATTCGGGCTGTGTTGAGGCGCCGGAAGTCTAACAAGAAAGCCGAAAATGAGGGTAAAATTGTTGAAggagaggaagaagaggaggaaGGAGTTGAGTTGGATAAAAGATTTGGGTTTTCAAAGGAGCTGAAGAGTAAGTTGGAAGTCAAAGAAGAAGTTGGCAGAGGGCATTTTGGGTATACTTGTTCTGCTAAGTTTAAGAAAGGAGAGTTTAAAGACCAGCAGGTTGCTGTTAAAGTTATTCCCAAATCCAAGGTTTggtcttttgtttttattttttttccaagttcATTCCTTCTGACAATGTATGTAATTGTAAATGTTTGATACTTTCTTCTTCGTGTTTATAAGATTAAATGAGAgattctttgttttcttattagattttgagttttggCTACAATTGactttctattttgttcatgatGGATAATTTACTGTTTCAGAACCCTTCTAGAGGAAGAAAATAAGTTTCTATATCTTTAGTGTAAAACAACACTAAAGTGGCCAACTTGTTTGCTTATTTCTAGGTAAGTGGGATGAAGACTTTAATAGTTTGAATGTGACACGAAGAGAATATTGATAGAAATCATAGGGAAGTTTACTGTTCCAGAATTAGGTGAAATTATTGGCTTTAATTCAGGGTAAAACAACATAAAGTGGCCAACTTGTttctttgttgatttttatgGGTTAATGGTTAGGATGTTATCATATAGTGCTACCATCCACCTGGTTAACTcctgattattttgatttataaagcTTACCACATCTTTGTCTTGGGTGTTTGTTTAGGTCAAAACTTTGGACTATTTGATATATTAAGCTCGCCACATCTGACTTTAATATTTTAGGCCTAAAAAGTGCATTCTTTTTGGGTATGAATAAGGCATCTTTCATGTCTGTTTTACGGTCCATAAACACTAATCTTTTCAGACTTTGTAATTGCCCCTCCTAGCAATGTGACATCTGGGGTCCTAAAAGATGCATCTTTGAATCATTAAGTTGTATGTCTGGGTGCTGGTGGAACTTGGAAGTGAATATTTTATGATAAGAAACTGCTGAAATTCTCTAGAGGATATTGACATATCATTTTCTCTACACTTTGAATTGACAGGTGCTACTGAAGTACCACTATTCAATGGTTaagaataaattgatttattggaATGATCATGGTCAGGCAGAACCAGTCAACTAGTACCTTATTGTCTTTTACTGGCTTATACTTGCAACCAAGACGGAAAAAACCAAATGGTTGTAGTTAGATTGCACATCCATTGTCTGTGTCTGTTGCATGATTGCTCCGAAACTTTTTTGTCATCAATTGACCTTGGAAGCAATACTTTGAACTTTTGCAAGGCAGAGAGAAACATTCTACTATTGCTTCTTTCTTATTCTTTGATTAAGATGATATTTTGACTTAATTTACCCCGACTAGCAAGATGGCTTAAGATGTAATGTAACTACTAATAAATTGCTACGTAAGCCTTCTTTCTTCCTTTTGTGTATTAATCTTTGATTGCGATGGTCCCTTCTTAAATGGAAAAAGAATAGGAACAGATAAGGATGGATTTCCTTTCGCAACCTGCTACCGAGTAGAACTGATTAAAATTTGTCAATATAGGCCCTCTTTTTTTTATATTCCAACTCACTTTATCAAAGCAAAGATTTGTTGTAATATGATGTTGTGGGTGGTTTCGGTTTGTTAGTATTTGTTTAACGACaactaaaatgtaatgaaaacGGAATGAAGGCAGAGGTGGCTTCTAttattcattttctattttcttcaAATCAATTAACAAATAGCCTGAAGCGAATGCCTTATATTTAGTTATCCTTGATGCAGTTTGTTTGTTGGGAAAAACAAGTTCTAGTTAATGTTTGATGAAGATAGATTATGATCGTGTTCTGTTCTACTTTTTCCCTTGGTTTGTCTTTATGTGTTTTTCTTATGACAATTTATTTATGTGTCAGATGACAACAGCTATTGCAGTTGAGGATGTAAGAAGGGAGGTGAAGATATTGCGAGCCCTGACAGGACATAACAATCTAGTGAAATTCTATGATGCATTTGAAGATCATGATAATGTCTATATAGTAATGGAGTAAGCTCAAGACATGCACTACCACTCACGTgatcttattttaattaaaagtttgaGTAATATGATTGGAATTACAGGTTTTGCGAAGGAGGTGAGCTTTTGGATAGAATTCTTGCCAGGTGATTGTTCTTGTAAtaaattgctaaaattttgagAATGGTTTATTGTATGGCCTCTAACTTGAAAGTGAAATTATGCTTGCAGGGGCGGAAAATACTCTGAAGATGATGCAAAAACTGTGATGGTACAGATACTAAATGTTGTTGCTTTTTGTCATCTTCAGGGTGTGGTGCATCGGGACCTTAAGCCAGAGGTGGAGCAAATTCTCTTTTTTCTTACTCGATAGTTAAAAGGAATAAAAGCATGAGTAGGTAGTGATCCTCAAATGCATTCTGTATGGTTTAATATAAACACAAAGCATACATAGATCATAGATGTGTAATAGGAGTTATGGTTGACAATTTCCTATATTGAAAATTGACCTAATGAGGGGCTAGGCAAGTGTGTGCCCTCTGTCGGGTTAAAGTTGTAGGACATTTTTCATGCCACATCATCATGGCTGAGTCCGTTACCATCTTTTCGTGATAGATACCCTGTAAATAACTTGTGACCTTTTATGTGTTTTTTACCGTTTTGAAGAATCTAAACTTAGCATATTTCTGGACCAGAACTTTCTATATACTTCTAAGGAGGAGAACTCTCAGCTTAAGGCCATAGATTTTGGATTGTCAGATTTTGTCAGACCAGGTTTTTACTCTTCTTGCTCAGCTTCCTCCTGCTCAACCTTTCGGGATTCTTTTAAATATCTAATACTTATGGTTTTTTCAGATGAAAGACTTAATGACATTGTGGGAAGTGCATACTATGTGGCCCCTGAAGTTCTACATAGATCTTATGGTGCAGAAGCTGATGTTTGGAGTATAGGCGTAATAGCATATATTCTTTTATGCGGTAGTCGTCCATTTTGGGCTAGGACCGAATCCGGAATTTTTCGAGCAGTCCTAAAAGCTGATCCAACTTTTAACGAAGCGCCTTGGCCTTCCTTATCTTCAGAAGCTAAGGACTTTGTTAAGCGCCTTTTGAATAAGGACCCCAGGAAAAGAATGACAGCAGCTCAGGCTCTATGTGCGTGCCTGGTTTTAACTACAATATTAGGTTGCTGCATCCTCAGGCTAGAGTAACAAGCTTTGCTCTTTTGTTCACAGGTCATCCTTGGATCCGGAGTCATAATGATGTTAAGGTCCCTCTTGACATTCTAGTATTTAGGCTTATGAAGGCATATATGCGATCATCAACTTTACGGAAGGCTGCTTTAAAGGTGTGTATGCTAATGGGATGAAATTCTCTTCTTCTTGTACTTTACCTATGCCACTGTGTAACACTTGGTCTTGTGACCACCATGCTCACACCAATCAACTTCGATTATTCTTTGCTCACTTCATTATATCTGTAATTTAGAATGTAAACTAGATAGTGCATGATTCATCAAGATCTGATGCCTAAGTGAAACCTATTAGTATGATGTGAGAAGCTGAAAATGATCTCATATGCTGCTATGCATGTCGTTTACTGAATGGTGTACTTCACCAAGGTCTTGGAGAATCGAGGAGATTTGTTTTACTACTAAGAGATAAGCCTTTAAAATAAACTCCAGAGAGTACTTTAACTTGGTTATGTCATTTATGATTCTCTGGTGGAAAGATCTGATACACTGATTCTTACTTGAAATCATCAGTTTTTACGATTAATTCATTCCTGCAGGCACTGTCTAAGACATTGACTGAGGATGAACTCTTTTACATGAGAGAGCAATTTGCATTATTCGAGCCCAAAAATGGTAGCATAACCTTGGAGAATATTAAGACGGTTAGTCTCCGTTCCTGCCCCCACCTTTGATATGTTGTTAGATGATACTCTTTTTTGATTATTCGTTTTCTTGATGGCAGGCCCTGATGAAAAATGCAACAGATGCAATGAAGGATTCACACGTTCCGGATTTTCTTTTCTCAGTATGAATGcagttattctttcttttatgtAGCCATTCCTTGATTATATGGTCATCAATAAGTAGCTTATTCAAGTCCCTTCCATTTAATTTCCATTGCATGACAGCTTAATGCACTTCAATACAGAAGAACGGGTTTTGAAGAATTTTGTGCAGCTGCATTAAGTGTTCATCAGCTTGAGGCACTTGATCGTTGGGAACAACATGCCCATTGTGCGTACGAGCTTTTTGAGAAGGATGGAAACAGGCCTATCGTGATCGAGGAACTTGCTTCTGTAAGTTTGGaattttttagataaataataGCTTCCAATCAGTGTTATGAATTATGATGCTAAACTGGAAAATGCATCATCATATGCAACCTCTAAAGTAGCAACTCCGTACTTAAAACTATTCAGGAACTTGGCCTTGGACCCTCCATTCCGGTTCATGCTGTTCTTAATGACTGGATAAGGCATACGGATGGGAAGTTAAGTTTCCTCGGGTTTGTGAAGTTGTTGCGCGGTCCATCCAGTCGAGCCCTTGCGAAGGCACAATGATGTCGCAAGGGATGTTGGTCACTCAAGGCTGTACTAATAATAATGCCATTTTGGTCGAATATCGAATACAATCGGACAAGATGTGGCTTTGATTCTGTGTAAAACTGGATATCGATCTCTCTTTTAAGTCGAGAGACTCAGGAAGCATGCTTCTTTTCGACATCCGAGGCCTAGCATCATCAGCTCAGATTATGAGGCTTCAATTTTATGCTAATTCTTTTGAGTTTGAAAGTCAGAAAAGATATCATTGACAATCACtatgtaatataatatatatatatagtttgcaTTACTTGAATGGGTTATATCTATATTTGGCCTGTTTGATTGTTTTTTATATATGCTTTATAGTATGTAGCTTACTAttaaaatactttataattttcATTAATTCATATGGTGCAATCAAAGGTTGCTTTAGTCCTAAATACACCAGGCTCTAGGAGCTATTAAAAACCAACTGAAATagaattatgcttataaatatatatatatttatggctATTAAAATTAGAAAGAATCAAATTAGGAGGGATGATTATTTTCCATTTTATCGTAAAAAAATCAATCctttcaaattagaaaaaaaagaaaaagagagaatgattTCGAAtggttttttttccttaaaacttTCAACTCTATCAAACAATGCATTTTCTTACCATTTTTTCATCTCTCCTACTAAGCATGCCTATGGAAAGAAAAAAAGTATATGTTTTCTATCATTCTAGTTTTCTATCCCTTCAATTTTTCATCTTTCTAGTTTTCTTTCCATTCTACCTAGCAAAGTCTTAAGGTTTTGAGCCTGAGTATTATGAATAAAGAAAACAATGTTGCGAGACTTTTGTTAtcattaaatctattaactaaCTTTTTTTGTGAGTAATATCTGAAAAGAATGAGCTTACATTGCATTACACATGCAATAATAAGTTTGTCACGctgaattttgaaaatagtagaatttaacttaacaaatttaattgttgttatttgataagactaaaattttaaattttgaaaaagtacAGAAACTAGaaataatcaattcaaaatcCATAGACTAAATCCACGACATACGCATAATATAGAGAATAATATCCgaatttaacccttttttaaTAATTGCCCTTAATTTATATGCATAAAACACActtatttttatacaattcttACTAATATTATTATCTCTTCTCAAATCATCAAATTATCAAACTAGTTTAAATTCACGTCTTTTTAATTATTGTAACAACAAgcaattaaattaaagcttaatagaTATGAAAAAAcacattttattgaaaatattttaatatttttaatatcaattttattattttgtaatattttattagttattaatatttagcctctacattatttttattttacaattggATGCAATGCACGT
This region includes:
- the LOC121225633 gene encoding CDPK-related kinase 5 isoform X3 — its product is MGACTSKPSKPNSYATRENLQNDYPATSQLPKSPPPPPLLPPTTPFLPLYTPSPAHHHQKPKTPSTPLRFLRRPFPPPSPAKHIRAVLRRRKSNKKAENEGKIVEGEEEEEEGVELDKRFGFSKELKSKLEVKEEVGRGHFGYTCSAKFKKGEFKDQQVAVKVIPKSKMTTAIAVEDVRREVKILRALTGHNNLVKFYDAFEDHDNVYIVMEFCEGGELLDRILARGGKYSEDDAKTVMVQILNVVAFCHLQGVVHRDLKPENFLYTSKEENSQLKAIDFGLSDFVRPDERLNDIVGSAYYVAPEVLHRSYGAEADVWSIGVIAYILLCGSRPFWARTESGIFRAVLKADPTFNEAPWPSLSSEAKDFVKRLLNKDPRKRMTAAQALCHPWIRSHNDVKVPLDILVFRLMKAYMRSSTLRKAALKALSKTLTEDELFYMREQFALFEPKNGSITLENIKTALMKNATDAMKDSHVPDFLFSKNGF
- the LOC121225633 gene encoding CDPK-related kinase 5 isoform X1, with protein sequence MGACTSKPSKPNSYATRENLQNDYPATSQLPKSPPPPPLLPPTTPFLPLYTPSPAHHHQKPKTPSTPLRFLRRPFPPPSPAKHIRAVLRRRKSNKKAENEGKIVEGEEEEEEGVELDKRFGFSKELKSKLEVKEEVGRGHFGYTCSAKFKKGEFKDQQVAVKVIPKSKMTTAIAVEDVRREVKILRALTGHNNLVKFYDAFEDHDNVYIVMEFCEGGELLDRILARGGKYSEDDAKTVMVQILNVVAFCHLQGVVHRDLKPENFLYTSKEENSQLKAIDFGLSDFVRPGFYSSCSASSCSTFRDSFKYLILMVFSDERLNDIVGSAYYVAPEVLHRSYGAEADVWSIGVIAYILLCGSRPFWARTESGIFRAVLKADPTFNEAPWPSLSSEAKDFVKRLLNKDPRKRMTAAQALCHPWIRSHNDVKVPLDILVFRLMKAYMRSSTLRKAALKALSKTLTEDELFYMREQFALFEPKNGSITLENIKTALMKNATDAMKDSHVPDFLFSLNALQYRRTGFEEFCAAALSVHQLEALDRWEQHAHCAYELFEKDGNRPIVIEELASELGLGPSIPVHAVLNDWIRHTDGKLSFLGFVKLLRGPSSRALAKAQ
- the LOC121225633 gene encoding CDPK-related kinase 5 isoform X2 — encoded protein: MGACTSKPSKPNSYATRENLQNDYPATSQLPKSPPPPPLLPPTTPFLPLYTPSPAHHHQKPKTPSTPLRFLRRPFPPPSPAKHIRAVLRRRKSNKKAENEGKIVEGEEEEEEGVELDKRFGFSKELKSKLEVKEEVGRGHFGYTCSAKFKKGEFKDQQVAVKVIPKSKMTTAIAVEDVRREVKILRALTGHNNLVKFYDAFEDHDNVYIVMEFCEGGELLDRILARGGKYSEDDAKTVMVQILNVVAFCHLQGVVHRDLKPENFLYTSKEENSQLKAIDFGLSDFVRPDERLNDIVGSAYYVAPEVLHRSYGAEADVWSIGVIAYILLCGSRPFWARTESGIFRAVLKADPTFNEAPWPSLSSEAKDFVKRLLNKDPRKRMTAAQALCHPWIRSHNDVKVPLDILVFRLMKAYMRSSTLRKAALKALSKTLTEDELFYMREQFALFEPKNGSITLENIKTALMKNATDAMKDSHVPDFLFSLNALQYRRTGFEEFCAAALSVHQLEALDRWEQHAHCAYELFEKDGNRPIVIEELASELGLGPSIPVHAVLNDWIRHTDGKLSFLGFVKLLRGPSSRALAKAQ